Proteins from a genomic interval of Diaphorobacter sp. HDW4A:
- the bamB gene encoding outer membrane protein assembly factor BamB, producing MSFSSKSRSVFTIGVLASALALSGCSLFSKAAPKPADLGPNVPVISVLQAWKASMGKVEGMVLEPRVIGETVTVASDAGEVLSLNARSGAVAWRVSLGTPLSAGVGSDGRWSTVVSKSNELIAIEGGREIWRKQLPIQVFTAPLVAGDRIFVLAADRSVYAYDAASGQRLWVQQRPGEALVLRQQGVLMPVGNTLVTGLAGRLVGFNPDNGSIRWEAPLASPRGTNDVERLVEIAGRTSRIGNNICARAFQTSVGCIDVERGAVVWTQSAAGSDGIDGDENAVYGVESNGTVIAWKRTDGAKVWSSNRLRYRQLTAPLVLGRSVVIGDSTGEVHMLAREDAAPLNRLSTDKSGVAAAPVAAAGTLVVVTHDGGIYGFRPE from the coding sequence ATGAGTTTCTCTAGCAAGTCGCGCAGCGTCTTCACAATCGGTGTCTTGGCCAGCGCTCTGGCGCTGAGTGGGTGCTCGCTGTTCAGCAAGGCAGCCCCCAAGCCTGCCGACCTCGGCCCCAATGTGCCGGTAATTTCGGTTTTGCAGGCTTGGAAGGCCAGCATGGGCAAGGTCGAGGGCATGGTTCTCGAGCCGCGCGTCATTGGCGAGACGGTCACCGTCGCGTCGGATGCGGGCGAGGTGCTTTCGCTCAACGCCCGCTCGGGCGCGGTCGCTTGGCGCGTGAGTCTGGGTACGCCGCTGTCGGCCGGTGTGGGCAGCGATGGGCGCTGGAGCACTGTCGTCAGCAAGAGCAACGAGCTGATTGCCATAGAGGGCGGTCGCGAGATCTGGCGCAAGCAACTGCCGATTCAGGTGTTTACCGCTCCGCTGGTCGCGGGTGATCGCATCTTCGTCTTGGCGGCGGACCGCTCGGTCTATGCCTATGATGCGGCTTCGGGTCAGCGTCTGTGGGTGCAGCAGCGTCCTGGTGAGGCGTTGGTGCTGCGTCAGCAGGGCGTGTTGATGCCGGTGGGCAATACACTGGTTACCGGTCTGGCCGGGCGCCTCGTGGGCTTTAACCCCGACAACGGTTCGATTCGCTGGGAAGCCCCGCTGGCCAGTCCACGCGGCACGAATGACGTCGAGCGTCTGGTGGAGATCGCAGGCCGAACCAGCCGCATCGGCAACAACATCTGCGCACGCGCCTTCCAGACATCCGTGGGCTGCATCGACGTGGAGCGCGGCGCCGTGGTCTGGACGCAATCCGCTGCGGGCAGCGATGGTATTGATGGTGACGAAAATGCCGTCTACGGTGTCGAAAGCAATGGCACGGTCATCGCATGGAAGCGGACAGATGGCGCGAAGGTCTGGAGCAGCAATCGTCTGCGCTATCGTCAGCTGACGGCACCGCTGGTGTTGGGCCGTTCTGTGGTGATCGGTGACTCGACGGGTGAGGTGCACATGCTTGCACGTGAAGATGCCGCGCCGCTCAACCGTCTTTCGACAGACAAATCTGGTGTCGCCGCTGCCCCTGTGGCTGCGGCTGGCACGCTCGTCGTGGTTACCCACGACGGTGGAATCTACGGCTTCAGGCCTGAATAA
- a CDS encoding DUF2065 domain-containing protein: MDWLQALWISTALVLILEGLLPLVSPLNWRRAMAAIAQLRDGQIRFLGLLAVAVGVVILLLV, translated from the coding sequence ATGGACTGGTTGCAAGCCCTCTGGATCTCCACCGCCCTGGTGCTGATTCTTGAGGGCTTGTTGCCTTTGGTGTCGCCGCTCAACTGGCGTCGGGCAATGGCCGCCATTGCGCAATTGCGAGATGGTCAGATCCGTTTTCTGGGTCTTCTGGCCGTTGCTGTGGGCGTCGTCATTCTGCTGCTTGTGTAA
- the hflX gene encoding GTPase HflX produces the protein MQGNAPVILVGVDFGAPHFDGELEELGLLAETAGLKPVARITCKRKAPDAALFVGSGKAEEIRLLAQTYGAKEVLFDQALSPAQQRNLERELGLPVNDRTLLILEIFAQRARSHEGKLQIELARLQYLATRLVRRWSHLERQRGGIGARGGPGETQIELDRRMINDAIKRTKDRLVKVKKQRNTQRRQRERREVFSASLVGYTNAGKSTLFNALVKARAYAADQLFATLDTTTRQMYLGDEVGSISISDTVGFIRDLPHGLVDAFQATLQEAVEADLLLHVVDASNPHFPEQIEQVQRVLAEIGAEDIPQLLVFNKLDAIPPEQMPSQMRDEYELDGRRMPRVFVSAQKGEGLAALREELASAALALRNRSMSPEPAAEFEPEEH, from the coding sequence GTGCAAGGCAATGCCCCGGTCATTCTGGTCGGGGTCGATTTCGGGGCTCCCCATTTCGATGGGGAACTCGAAGAACTTGGCTTGCTGGCCGAAACGGCGGGCTTGAAGCCCGTTGCGCGCATCACCTGCAAGCGCAAGGCGCCCGATGCGGCGCTGTTCGTGGGCTCGGGCAAGGCGGAGGAAATTCGCCTTTTGGCCCAGACCTATGGCGCCAAAGAAGTTTTGTTCGATCAGGCGCTGAGTCCTGCTCAGCAGCGCAATCTCGAGCGTGAGCTCGGCTTGCCGGTGAACGACCGAACCCTGCTGATTCTCGAAATCTTCGCCCAGCGTGCACGCAGCCATGAAGGCAAGTTGCAGATCGAGCTGGCGCGACTGCAATACCTCGCCACCCGACTCGTGCGTCGCTGGTCTCACTTGGAGCGCCAGCGCGGCGGTATCGGTGCGCGGGGTGGACCGGGTGAAACCCAGATCGAGCTGGATCGCCGGATGATCAATGATGCGATCAAACGCACCAAAGATCGGCTGGTCAAGGTCAAGAAGCAGCGCAACACGCAGCGCCGTCAGCGCGAGCGACGCGAGGTCTTCAGCGCGTCGCTGGTGGGCTACACCAATGCAGGCAAGTCCACGCTGTTCAACGCGTTGGTCAAGGCTCGCGCGTATGCGGCAGACCAATTATTCGCGACGCTGGATACGACCACGCGCCAGATGTATCTGGGAGATGAGGTCGGGTCGATCTCCATTTCAGACACTGTCGGATTCATTCGCGATCTACCTCACGGTCTGGTCGATGCCTTCCAAGCCACTTTGCAAGAGGCGGTTGAGGCCGATCTGCTGCTGCATGTGGTGGATGCATCCAACCCGCATTTCCCCGAGCAGATCGAGCAGGTGCAGCGCGTGCTCGCCGAAATCGGTGCCGAGGACATTCCTCAGTTGCTGGTGTTCAACAAGCTCGACGCCATTCCGCCCGAACAAATGCCCAGCCAGATGCGCGACGAGTACGAGCTCGACGGCCGCCGCATGCCGCGCGTTTTCGTGAGTGCGCAAAAGGGCGAGGGTTTGGCTGCACTGCGTGAGGAGCTCGCCAGTGCCGCACTGGCGCTCCGCAATCGGTCGATGTCCCCTGAGCCTGCTGCTGAATTTGAGCCTGAAGAGCATTGA
- a CDS encoding ATP phosphoribosyltransferase regulatory subunit has product MSAWVLPDHVADVLPSEARRIEELRRGLLDTARRYGYELVMPPLLEHLESLLTGTGEALDLQTFKLVDQLSGRSLGVRADTTQQVARIDAHLLNRKGVTRLCYCGPVLHALPDRPHATREPLQFGAEIYGHSGIEADIESVLLALECLRVAEVQNPSVDLADVRIVRSLLAGVPAGLQTLAHVHAALAVKDASELRELTKSFPEQSREGLLTLLQLYGDVKVLDEAEKALGHIAGVKPVLDDLRTTAARISSARVTFDLAHVRGYAYYSGARFAIYVPGASDALVRGGRYDEVGAVFGRNRPAAGFSLDIKQLVSAVAPKPLKAAIRAPWGVDGDVAQAIASLRQQGETVVCVLPGHESEVDEFHCDRELVQVADRWVVRAI; this is encoded by the coding sequence ATGTCTGCTTGGGTCCTCCCGGATCACGTCGCCGATGTATTGCCCTCAGAGGCTCGGCGCATAGAAGAACTTCGCCGTGGATTGCTAGATACAGCCCGTAGATACGGGTACGAACTGGTAATGCCGCCGTTGCTGGAGCATTTGGAATCGCTGCTGACAGGCACTGGCGAGGCGCTGGATTTGCAGACGTTCAAGCTCGTCGACCAGCTCTCCGGCCGCTCGCTCGGCGTGCGTGCCGACACGACGCAGCAAGTCGCTCGCATCGATGCCCATCTGTTGAATCGCAAGGGTGTCACCCGCTTGTGCTATTGCGGTCCAGTGCTGCATGCGCTGCCAGACCGTCCGCACGCGACTCGCGAACCATTGCAGTTCGGTGCCGAAATCTATGGTCATTCGGGCATCGAAGCTGACATTGAATCCGTGCTGCTTGCATTGGAATGTCTGCGCGTCGCCGAAGTGCAGAACCCGAGCGTGGATCTGGCCGATGTGCGCATCGTGCGCAGTCTGCTTGCGGGCGTGCCCGCAGGTCTTCAGACACTGGCACACGTGCACGCCGCACTTGCAGTCAAGGACGCGAGCGAGCTCAGGGAGCTGACCAAGTCCTTCCCTGAGCAGTCGCGTGAAGGTCTGCTGACCTTGTTGCAACTCTATGGCGACGTCAAGGTGCTTGATGAGGCCGAAAAAGCGCTCGGCCATATCGCCGGTGTGAAGCCGGTGTTGGACGATCTGCGCACCACTGCGGCCCGTATCAGTTCAGCGCGCGTGACTTTCGATTTGGCGCATGTCCGCGGCTATGCGTATTACAGCGGTGCGCGTTTCGCGATCTATGTGCCAGGTGCAAGCGATGCGCTGGTCCGTGGTGGTCGTTACGACGAAGTCGGCGCAGTGTTTGGTCGCAACCGTCCCGCAGCGGGCTTCAGCCTGGATATCAAGCAACTTGTCAGTGCCGTGGCGCCCAAGCCGCTGAAGGCTGCCATCCGTGCACCCTGGGGTGTGGATGGTGATGTGGCACAGGCCATTGCTTCCCTGCGTCAACAGGGTGAGACAGTTGTTTGTGTTCTTCCGGGACACGAAAGTGAAGTGGACGAATTCCACTGTGACCGCGAATTGGTGCAGGTAGCCGACCGCTGGGTCGTGCGCGCTATCTGA
- the der gene encoding ribosome biogenesis GTPase Der, translating into MKPVIALVGRPNVGKSTLFNRMTKSRDAIVADFAGLTRDRHYGNGRQGKYEYIVIDTGGFEPDASSGIFKEMAKQTQQAVAEADVVIFVVDARAGLSAQDHEIGKYLRRLGKPALLVGNKAEGLKDSMHMSEFYELGLGEVYPISAAHGQGVRPLVELALAQLNLPEPGEDEDDADKGVIRLAVAGRPNVGKSTLINTWLGEERLVAFDMPGTTRDAISVPFERLGQRFELIDTAGLRRKGKVFEAIEKFSVVKTLQAVESAHVVLLLIDATQGVTDQDAHIAGYILESGRSVVIAVNKWDAIDDYQRQLLERSIETRLSFLKFAPMHFISAIKRQGIGPLWTSILQAYKAATCKMPTPVLTRLLLEAVQFQTPKKSGMYRPKMRYAHQGGMNPPVIVIHGNSLEHVTDAYKRFLETRFRKEFNLVGTPLRIEMKTSHNPYADK; encoded by the coding sequence ATGAAGCCAGTTATAGCTTTGGTCGGACGCCCCAATGTGGGCAAGTCCACCTTGTTCAATCGAATGACGAAGTCGCGCGACGCCATCGTTGCCGACTTTGCCGGATTGACGCGTGACCGGCATTACGGGAATGGCCGCCAGGGCAAGTACGAGTACATCGTGATCGACACTGGTGGCTTTGAGCCTGATGCCTCCAGTGGCATCTTCAAGGAAATGGCCAAGCAGACGCAGCAGGCGGTTGCAGAGGCTGACGTCGTCATTTTCGTGGTGGACGCGCGTGCCGGTCTCTCGGCCCAGGACCACGAAATTGGCAAATATCTGCGCCGCCTTGGCAAGCCCGCTTTGCTGGTGGGCAACAAGGCGGAGGGCTTGAAGGACAGCATGCACATGTCCGAGTTCTATGAGCTCGGTCTGGGCGAGGTCTATCCGATTTCCGCAGCGCACGGGCAGGGCGTTCGCCCCTTGGTCGAACTGGCACTCGCGCAACTCAATCTTCCGGAGCCGGGCGAGGACGAGGATGATGCCGATAAGGGCGTCATCCGTCTGGCGGTCGCCGGTCGTCCGAATGTGGGCAAGTCCACGCTGATCAACACATGGCTCGGTGAGGAGCGTCTCGTTGCGTTCGACATGCCGGGTACGACGCGAGATGCGATCTCGGTGCCATTTGAGCGCTTGGGTCAGCGGTTTGAGTTGATCGATACGGCGGGCCTGCGCCGCAAGGGCAAGGTGTTCGAGGCGATCGAGAAGTTCTCGGTGGTCAAGACACTGCAGGCAGTGGAATCGGCCCATGTGGTGCTGCTGTTGATCGATGCCACGCAGGGCGTGACGGATCAGGACGCTCATATCGCTGGCTACATTCTGGAGAGCGGGCGCTCGGTGGTGATCGCCGTGAACAAGTGGGATGCGATCGATGACTACCAGCGTCAGTTGCTGGAGCGGTCGATCGAAACGCGTCTGTCGTTCCTGAAGTTTGCGCCGATGCATTTCATCTCGGCCATCAAGCGCCAAGGCATCGGTCCGCTGTGGACGTCGATTCTGCAAGCCTACAAGGCGGCCACCTGCAAGATGCCGACGCCGGTGCTCACGCGCCTGCTGCTGGAGGCTGTTCAGTTCCAGACGCCCAAGAAGTCGGGCATGTACCGTCCCAAAATGCGGTATGCGCATCAGGGTGGCATGAACCCGCCAGTGATCGTGATTCATGGCAATTCGCTGGAGCACGTGACGGATGCGTACAAGCGGTTTTTGGAAACCCGCTTCCGTAAGGAATTCAATCTCGTGGGCACACCCTTGCGAATCGAGATGAAGACCTCACATAATCCCTACGCCGACAAATAA
- the hflC gene encoding protease modulator HflC gives MNKVGFWITSLLIALALASSMLFVVDQRQFGVVYALGQIKEVITEPGLNVKMPPPFQNVRYIDKRLLTLDSTDTESMLTAEKQRVVIDWYVRWRISDPSAYIRNVGPDEASGAIQLNRVVRNSFQEEVNRRTVRELLSGKRELLMADVKREVLEAVRGAKPWGIDVVDVRITRVDYVEAITESVYRRMEAERQRVANELRSTGSAEAEKIRADADKQRDVIVAKAYRDAQKVKGEGDAEASRVYADAFGRDPSFAQFYRSLDAYKASFGKKGDVMVVDPSSSEFFKNFTAPASTARSGR, from the coding sequence GTGAACAAAGTAGGTTTTTGGATCACCTCGCTGCTGATCGCTCTGGCACTGGCAAGCTCCATGCTGTTCGTCGTGGATCAGCGTCAGTTCGGCGTGGTGTACGCGCTTGGACAGATCAAGGAAGTCATCACCGAGCCAGGGCTCAATGTGAAGATGCCACCGCCGTTCCAGAACGTGCGCTACATCGACAAGCGCTTGCTCACTCTGGATAGCACGGACACGGAGTCGATGCTCACTGCTGAAAAGCAGCGCGTGGTGATCGACTGGTATGTACGCTGGCGTATCTCCGATCCGTCGGCCTACATCCGCAATGTGGGTCCAGACGAAGCATCGGGTGCCATCCAGCTCAATCGTGTGGTACGCAACTCCTTCCAGGAAGAGGTCAACCGCCGCACTGTGCGGGAGTTGCTCTCCGGCAAGCGTGAACTGCTGATGGCCGATGTGAAGCGTGAGGTACTGGAGGCTGTGCGTGGTGCCAAACCTTGGGGTATCGATGTGGTGGACGTGCGCATTACGCGTGTCGACTATGTGGAAGCCATCACCGAGTCCGTCTACCGCCGTATGGAAGCCGAACGTCAGCGCGTGGCCAACGAGTTGCGCTCGACGGGTTCCGCCGAGGCCGAAAAGATCCGCGCTGATGCCGACAAGCAGCGTGACGTGATCGTTGCCAAGGCCTATCGCGATGCGCAGAAGGTCAAGGGCGAGGGCGATGCGGAGGCCTCGCGTGTCTATGCAGACGCATTCGGCCGCGATCCTTCATTCGCGCAGTTCTACCGCAGCCTCGATGCCTATAAGGCCAGCTTCGGCAAGAAGGGCGACGTGATGGTGGTGGATCCATCGTCGTCCGAGTTCTTCAAGAACTTCACCGCACCCGCAAGCACGGCCCGCAGCGGCAGGTGA
- the hfq gene encoding RNA chaperone Hfq — translation MSNKGQLLQDPFLNALRREHVPVSIYLVNGIKLQGQIESFDQYVVLLRNTVTQMVYKHAISTIVPGRAVNFSTADNADAETNQ, via the coding sequence GTGAGCAATAAAGGCCAACTTCTGCAAGACCCGTTTCTGAATGCACTGCGTCGCGAGCATGTGCCCGTTTCGATCTATCTGGTCAACGGTATCAAGCTGCAAGGTCAAATCGAGTCATTCGACCAATACGTTGTGCTCCTGCGCAACACGGTGACTCAGATGGTCTACAAGCACGCCATTTCCACCATCGTCCCCGGTCGTGCTGTGAATTTTTCCACGGCCGACAACGCTGACGCTGAAACCAACCAGTAA
- a CDS encoding adenylosuccinate synthase has translation MKTSKGRNVVVVGTQWGDEGKGKLVDWLTESAQGVVRFQGGHNAGHTLVINGVKTALHLIPSGIMRAGVKCYIGNGVVLSAAKLFEEIEGLEKAGVQVRDRLRVSEACPLILPFHAILDVAREAARERGGVEKIGTTGRGIGPAYEDKIARRALRVQDMKHPERFATKLRELLALYNHMLLTFLGSKDFQFGDAFKPYMKDGAVQFEAVFEEAMRHAELLKPMMADVSRELNEAHADGANLLFEGAQGTLLDVDHGTYPYVTSSNCVAGNAAAGSGVGPGMLHYILGITKAYCTRVGGGPFPTELDWEKEGTPGYHMSTVGAEKGVTTGRSRRCGWFDAALLKRSAQVNGLSGLCITKLDVLDGLTELQLCVGYELDGERIDLLPMGADDIARCVPIYETIPGWTESTVGVTDYNALPVTARKYLERIEEVTGVPIAMISTSPDRAHTILVHNPYAAE, from the coding sequence ATGAAGACAAGCAAGGGTCGTAATGTCGTGGTCGTCGGCACCCAATGGGGTGACGAAGGCAAGGGCAAGCTGGTCGACTGGCTGACGGAAAGCGCACAAGGTGTCGTACGCTTCCAGGGCGGCCACAACGCGGGCCACACGCTGGTGATCAACGGCGTGAAGACCGCTTTGCACCTGATTCCCAGCGGCATCATGCGCGCCGGTGTGAAGTGCTACATCGGCAACGGTGTGGTGCTCTCCGCCGCAAAGTTGTTCGAAGAGATTGAAGGCCTTGAAAAGGCTGGTGTGCAAGTGCGTGACCGCCTGCGTGTGAGCGAAGCCTGCCCGCTGATCCTGCCTTTCCACGCAATCCTCGACGTGGCCCGTGAAGCGGCGCGCGAGCGTGGCGGTGTTGAGAAAATCGGCACGACTGGTCGCGGCATCGGCCCTGCATACGAAGACAAGATCGCCCGCCGTGCGCTGCGCGTTCAGGACATGAAGCATCCTGAGCGTTTCGCCACCAAGCTGCGCGAACTGCTGGCCCTCTACAACCACATGCTGCTGACCTTCCTTGGCTCCAAGGATTTCCAGTTCGGTGATGCGTTCAAGCCTTATATGAAGGACGGCGCAGTTCAGTTCGAAGCGGTGTTTGAAGAAGCGATGCGCCACGCAGAGCTGCTCAAGCCGATGATGGCTGACGTTTCTCGTGAGCTCAACGAAGCCCACGCGGACGGTGCCAATCTGCTGTTCGAAGGCGCACAAGGCACGCTGCTGGATGTGGACCACGGCACCTATCCCTATGTCACCTCGAGCAACTGCGTGGCAGGCAATGCCGCAGCTGGTTCCGGCGTAGGCCCAGGTATGCTGCACTACATCCTTGGCATCACCAAGGCCTATTGCACACGCGTTGGCGGCGGCCCTTTCCCGACGGAACTGGATTGGGAAAAGGAAGGCACACCTGGTTATCACATGAGTACAGTGGGTGCAGAGAAGGGTGTGACCACTGGCCGCAGCCGCCGTTGTGGCTGGTTCGATGCGGCACTGCTCAAGCGCAGCGCCCAGGTCAATGGCCTGTCCGGCCTGTGCATCACCAAGCTCGACGTGCTCGATGGCTTGACCGAGCTGCAATTGTGCGTGGGTTATGAGCTCGACGGCGAGCGTATCGACCTGTTGCCTATGGGCGCTGATGACATTGCCCGTTGTGTTCCCATCTACGAAACCATCCCCGGCTGGACCGAGTCCACAGTGGGTGTGACCGACTACAACGCCTTGCCCGTAACCGCGCGCAAGTATCTCGAACGCATCGAGGAAGTTACGGGCGTGCCCATCGCCATGATTTCCACCAGCCCGGACCGTGCCCACACGATCCTGGTGCACAACCCCTACGCTGCTGAGTAA
- a CDS encoding phosphoribosyltransferase gives MLTEDGKHLYVSYDEYHNLIEKLALKVHQSGWEFDTILCLARGGLRPGDMLSRIFDKPLAIMSTSSYRAEAGTVQGHLDIARFITTPKGEIAGRVLLVDDLADSGHTLNAVISMLKNNYQPITELRSAVIWTKALSTFTPDYSVDFLATNPWIHQPFETYDNLTPEKLMEKWRV, from the coding sequence ATGTTGACAGAAGACGGCAAGCATCTATACGTCAGTTACGACGAGTACCACAACCTCATTGAAAAACTGGCGCTCAAGGTGCATCAGTCCGGCTGGGAATTCGACACCATCCTGTGCCTTGCACGCGGTGGCCTGCGTCCTGGCGACATGCTGAGCCGTATTTTCGACAAGCCATTGGCCATCATGTCCACCAGCTCGTACCGCGCAGAAGCCGGTACGGTGCAGGGGCATCTGGACATCGCTCGTTTCATCACCACCCCCAAGGGTGAAATCGCCGGCCGCGTGCTGCTGGTCGATGATCTGGCTGACTCTGGTCACACGCTCAACGCGGTGATCAGCATGCTCAAGAACAACTACCAGCCTATTACAGAGCTGCGCAGTGCTGTGATCTGGACCAAGGCCCTGTCGACGTTCACCCCTGACTACTCGGTGGACTTTCTGGCCACGAACCCTTGGATCCACCAGCCGTTCGAGACCTATGACAATCTCACACCAGAGAAGCTCATGGAGAAGTGGCGCGTCTGA
- the hflK gene encoding FtsH protease activity modulator HflK: MNSDNIAFRWATLPQRIRGMFNLNDPRWGRGDDKSDGGGSSPQDNNQQPRPPQNNGQQPPDGRQRGQGNNNNGGGQPPDLDEMFRDLNRKLSGLFGGGNKGSNNNGGNGGGFQPGMKGAGIGVGVIAAVAAVIWLGTGVFIVQEGQQAVITQFGKYKSTVGAGLNWRLPYPIQKHELVYVTRIRSSDVGRDSVIKSTGLRESAMLTEDENIVEIKFAVQYRLSDARAWLFESRDPESTVVQVAETAVREVVGKMKMDSALADERDQIAPRVRELMQTILDRYKIGVEIVGINLQQGGVRPPEQVQASFDDVLKAGQERERLKNLAQAYANDVIPRAAGSASRLTEEAEGYKAKIVATAQGDAGRFSSVLTEYQKAPQVTRDRMYVDTMQQIYSNATKVVVESSKGSNLLYLPLDKIMQSVSQASNNAASAGSESSAPATPAAATSAAVPNVDPRARDSNRSREREAR, translated from the coding sequence ATGAACTCTGACAACATCGCATTTCGTTGGGCCACGTTGCCTCAGCGCATACGCGGGATGTTCAATCTGAATGACCCTCGCTGGGGGCGTGGTGACGACAAGTCTGATGGCGGCGGGTCGTCGCCGCAGGACAACAATCAACAGCCGCGTCCTCCGCAGAACAATGGTCAACAGCCTCCTGATGGCCGCCAGCGCGGACAGGGAAACAACAACAATGGGGGCGGTCAGCCGCCGGATCTGGATGAAATGTTCCGTGATCTGAACCGCAAGCTTTCTGGTCTGTTCGGTGGGGGCAACAAGGGCTCCAACAACAATGGCGGCAATGGCGGTGGATTTCAGCCCGGTATGAAGGGTGCAGGAATCGGTGTTGGCGTGATCGCTGCTGTGGCGGCTGTGATCTGGCTTGGCACGGGCGTGTTCATCGTGCAGGAAGGTCAGCAAGCTGTCATCACCCAGTTCGGCAAATACAAGTCGACCGTGGGTGCGGGTCTGAACTGGCGTCTGCCGTACCCCATCCAGAAGCATGAGCTGGTGTATGTGACGCGTATCCGGTCGTCCGATGTGGGCCGCGATAGTGTGATCAAGAGCACGGGCTTGCGTGAATCGGCCATGCTGACGGAAGACGAGAACATCGTCGAAATCAAGTTCGCGGTTCAGTACCGACTAAGCGATGCACGCGCCTGGCTGTTCGAGAGCCGCGATCCGGAAAGCACTGTGGTGCAGGTGGCTGAGACGGCGGTGCGCGAAGTGGTCGGCAAGATGAAGATGGATTCCGCACTCGCCGACGAGCGTGACCAGATCGCGCCGCGTGTGCGTGAATTGATGCAGACCATTCTTGATCGCTACAAGATCGGTGTTGAAATCGTCGGCATCAACCTGCAGCAGGGGGGGGTGCGTCCTCCCGAGCAAGTGCAGGCGTCGTTCGATGATGTGCTGAAGGCTGGGCAAGAGCGTGAGCGCCTGAAGAATCTGGCGCAAGCCTATGCCAACGACGTGATCCCGCGTGCTGCGGGTTCTGCATCACGTCTGACGGAGGAGGCCGAGGGCTACAAGGCGAAGATCGTGGCTACCGCGCAGGGTGATGCAGGTCGCTTCAGCTCGGTTCTGACTGAGTATCAGAAGGCTCCGCAGGTCACGCGTGATCGCATGTACGTCGACACGATGCAGCAGATCTACTCCAACGCAACCAAGGTGGTGGTGGAGTCGAGCAAGGGCTCGAATCTGCTGTACTTGCCCCTGGACAAGATCATGCAATCGGTCTCGCAGGCCTCGAACAATGCTGCGTCCGCCGGGTCAGAGTCATCGGCTCCAGCCACACCGGCCGCAGCAACCAGCGCGGCCGTGCCAAATGTTGACCCACGTGCCCGCGACAGCAATCGTTCGCGTGAGCGCGAAGCGCGATAA